The Calliphora vicina chromosome 3, idCalVici1.1, whole genome shotgun sequence genome contains a region encoding:
- the LOC135955621 gene encoding uncharacterized protein LOC135955621: protein MDMSALIRNADRLAEFEAHISIIPVGEHRIGSLSSHEKELNRLWEAVRSAYDNLLIEAEQLKTPQIVEVKTRYMASYSTYTRGISMITTYLDNLKTSAQAEKSIDQGINSMPFVHLPPCDTPIFYGDYKNWPSFRDMFSALYGNNPRLTPVQKLYYLLQKTAKDAHDVIQTVPLTNDGYAVAWKKLVDTYENKDALINEQLRTLLNIKPITQETGPNIKNLQRTLNDCITNLSLLEVTPEIFYHVMLVYICATKLPENTLSLWEQSKKLCPKSPKWEDMDAFLTAHFKTLESISDIRQSNPVQNMNKTPNTLPRKNSIVNAPKKSFNDSRKVQSFATKTNPSSTVCRCFLCQGSHPLRLCPNFLSQTVDDRMSTVKRLRCCSNCLATSHDFKNCRSTHVCSLCRQKHHSLLHRDQRPQGQNSQLATQFPIASGTNVPLQPPYNVNPIPASTQNQPPLNFTPSTSAAAHNVHTYAAHLSPNPHSTVLLGSAICIVHVNDLRCAARALVDPGSQGTFISRRLQRKLSIPTFSVPSTNVTGMMDCLAGNSSTMCVLSVGSPIDPSFKLKICAYVVEKITGRLPSCTLSDIVNSSFPDITMTDVMCTRMDILFGGNVYPKILTSDVRKHPNGNLIAQRTVFGWIVTGEVFQSEPMYTLATFCNQVELNAQLARFWELEEVLQATRWSESEEICEELYRTTTYRNPDGRYVVSLPFRREFYNEVTLGDSRHSALSQFMRNETRLLKNPELKSQYDTVISEYFEMGHIKAVNPSDSKATSYYLPHHAVFKPDSLTTKLRVVFNASNPSSNGVSLNNILYPGPVLQADLTVLILQWRLFRYVFNADIEKMYRQILIHPEQTQFQRIFYRNNPEADIMDYELNTVTFGVNCAPYLAIRTLLQLANDCEPQSPLASQILKTQMYVDDVLAGSHELEDAFERRIELTHVLESAGFVLRKWTANHIRLLEDLPRENLLDADFLKFADASTTKTLGLRWNADTDSFYFRLISQPRRDIVTKRAVLSEIAKLFHPAGWLSPKIIVAKIIMQQIWKDKTDWDESLKTLTLAQWRSFLNDYPNIEKINIPRWVNFHPSHEIELHAFSDASEKAYGCALYVRSISANEITSHLLSAKTKVAPVKSETLPRLELCGAALMANMVESLCSQLNLDKRKIYMWTDSTIVLSWLKKPPCHWPTFVKNRVALIVKKVGNENWFHVDSKDNPADLASRGTLARDLVDNPLWWYGPSWLRQPREYWPQNIVTEHLHLEVQSFSVQTELKFDILERFSDLPRAMRIISYWFRCLQYLKTRKCLYNTLDLTQSEMRFTRDRLILVCQKNYIPEYSLLSKGKPISSKSNLLTLNPFIDSNGFVRINGRLVRSPGLTYDERYPKILPYAARFTRLFVEHVHKCSAHGGHSLLLRLVRNEFWVPKLKNLIRTVIFNCKECTIYRKKTGQQIMAALPPERASLSRPFTHTGLDFAGPFDIKSYTGRGCRITKGYVLVFVCFATKAIHLEATGDMSTETFLAAFARFFSRRCCPAHVYSDNGTAFVGAANLLEVDRKQFLLQLRQKVLVRNSSQQVEWHFIPPGAPHMGGLWEAGVKSVKTHFRKIAGMQKFTFEEFSTMLSRIEACLNSRPLTAMSDDPLDLVPLTPGHFLIGAPLLRPEPNHSDLSLSIANRWQKLKVLHHQFALRWKEEYLKELHRRTKWKYPQRDLKVGDLVVIRQDNLPPNEWRLGRIEKTHVGQDSKVRSADVRTASGIFTRPIVKLVLLPKSEAD, encoded by the coding sequence ATGGACATGTCCGCATTGATTCGTAATGCCGATCGTTTGGCAGAATTCGAGGCTCATATTTCGATAATACCCGTCGGTGAACATCGAATTGGTTCGTTAAGTAGCCACGAAAAAGAATTAAACCGTTTATGGGAAGCTGTTCGTTCAGCATACGATAATTTGCTGATCGAAGCTGAACAATTGAAAACCCCACAGATTGTTGAGGTGAAGACCAGATATATGGCTTCTTATAGTACATATACTCGTGGTATCTCCATGATAACCACCTATTTGGACAATTTAAAAACCTCTGCTCAGGCAGAAAAGTCCATTGATCAGGGAATAAATTCAATGCCATTTGTTCATTTACCCCCTTGCGACACCCCTATTTTCTATGGTGACTATAAGAACTGGCCTTCATTCCGAGACATGTTCTCAGCTTTGTATGGCAATAATCCCCGTTTAACCCCTGTACAGAAATTGTACTATTTGCTGCAGAAAACTGCAAAGGATGCTCATGATGTCATACAAACTGTTCCATTAACTAATGATGGCTATGCAGTGGCATGGAAAAAGTTAGTTGATACGTATGAGAACAAAGATGCTCTTATAAATGAACAGCTTCGAACTCTTTTGAATATTAAACCCATTACCCAAGAAACAGGcccgaatattaaaaatctgcaACGAACTCTTAATGATTGTATTACGAATCTTTCACTATTAGAAGTTACTCCGGAAATATTTTATCACGTTATGTTAGTATATATTTGTGCTACAAAGTTACCCGAAAACACTTTAAGTCTCTGGGAACAGTCGAAGAAACTTTGTCCAAAATCTCCAAAGTGGGAGGATATGGACGCATTTTTGACAGCTCATTTTAAAACTCTTGAGTCGATTTCTGATATAAGACAGTCTAACCCAGttcaaaatatgaacaaaacccCGAACACATTACCACGAAAGAACTCGATTGTTAATGCGCCTAAGAAATCATTTAATGACTCTAGAAAAGTTCAAAGTTTTGCGACAAAAACTAACCCTAGTTCCACAGTTTGTCGTTGTTTCCTTTGTCAAGGCTCACACCCCCTTAGACTTTGTCCAAACTTCTTGAGTCAGACTGTCGATGATAGAATGTCAACCGTAAAGAGACTTAGGTGTTGTTCAAATTGTTTGGCGACTTCTCACGATTTTAAGAATTGTAGAAGTACTCATGTTTGTTCTTTGTGTAGACAGAAGCATCACTCTTTGCTTCATAGAGATCAAAGACCGCAAGGTCAAAATTCTCAATTAGCAACCCAATTTCCTATAGCTTCCGGTACTAATGTACCATTACAACCCCCTTATAATGTTAACCCGATTCCAGCAAGCACCCAAAATCAACCCCCTCTTAATTTTACCCCTTCAACATCTGCAGCGGCTCATAACGTTCATACGTATGCCGCACATTTGAGCCCTAACCCCCATTCCACAGTCCTGTTGGGCTCGGCTATTTGTATAGTCCATGTGAACGATCTCAGATGTGCGGCTCGAGCGCTAGTTGACCCTGGTTCGCAAGGAACTTTTATCTCTAGGAGATTACAAAGGAAGCTTtctataccaacattttcagTACCATCCACAAATGTCACTGGTATGATGGATTGCTTGGCTGGAAATTCCTCTACTATGTGCGTTCTTTCTGTCGGATCCCCGATAGACCCCAGtttcaaacttaaaatttgCGCATATGTAGTTGAGAAAATTACCGGTCGGTTGCCCTCGTGTACCCTTTCAGATATCGTAAACTCTAGTTTTCCCGATATTACCATGACCGACGTCATGTGTACCCGTATGGATATCTTATTTGGAGGAAatgtttatccaaaaattttaacctCGGATGTTAGAAAGCATCCAAATGGCAACCTGATCGCCCAAAGAACAGTTTTCGGTTGGATAGTAACTGGTGAGGTATTTCAATCGGAACCCATGTACACCCTTGCAACGTTTTGCAACCAAGTTGAGTTGAACGCCCAACTTGCTCGTTTTTGGGAACTTGAAGAAGTTCTACAAGCGACACGATGGTCCGAAAGCGAAGAAATTTGTGAGGAGCTTTACCGGACTACTACTTACAGAAACCCCGATGGTCGCTATGTAGTTTCACTCCCTTTTCGTCGAgaattttataatgaagtgACATTAGGAGATTCTCGACATAGTGCTTTGTCCCAGTTCATGAGAAATGAAACTCGACTTTTAAAGAACCCCGAATTGAAATCACAGTATGACACTGTGATTAGCGAGTATTTTGAAATGGGACATATCAAAGCAGTTAATCCCTCTGATTCAAAAGCGACTAGTTATTATTTACCGCATCATGCAGTATTTAAACCCGATAGTTTGACCACCAAACTCCGTGTGGTATTTAACGCCTCAAACCCATCCTCCAATGGCGTAAGCCTTAATAATATATTATACCCCGGTCCTGTTTTACAGGCAGACCTTACGGTCTTAATCCTCCAATGGCGACTCTTTCGTTACGTTTTTAACGCTGACATTGAGAAAATGTATCGCCAAATTTTAATTCATCCCGAACAAACACAATTTCAGCGGATCTTTTACCGCAATAATCCCGAAGCTGATATAATGGACTATGAGCTAAATACAGTCACATTCGGAGTGAATTGTGCACCGTATTTAGCGATTCGAACTCTTTTACAATTGGCCAACGATTGTGAACCCCAAAGTCCGTTAGCATCTCAAATTTTGAAAACCCAAATGTATGTCGATGACGTACTTGCTGGCTCTCATGAGCTAGAAGACGCTTTTGAGAGACGTATTGAACTCACCCATGTTCTCGAATCGGCTGGTTTCGTTTTACGAAAATGGACTGCCAATCATATACGTCTCTTAGAAGATTTACCCCGTGAGAATCTGCTTGATGCAGACTTCTTAAAATTTGCAGATGCTAGCACAACAAAAACCCTGGGCTTGCGATGGAATGCTGATACTGACAGTTTCTACTTCCGACTCATATCGCAGCCACGCCGGGATATTGTGACAAAACGTGCTGTCTTGTCAGAAATAGCTAAGCTATTTCACCCCGCCGGTTGGCTCTCTCCAAAAATTattgttgcaaaaattataatgcaacAAATATGGAAAGACAAGACAGATTGGGATGAAAGTTTAAAAACCTTAACCCTTGCGCAATGGCGctcatttttaaatgattacccgaatattgagaaaattaacATTCCAAGATGGGTTAATTTTCACCCGAGTCATGAAATTGAACTTCATGCATTTTCTGATGCTTCAGAAAAGGCTTATGGCTGTGCTCTTTATGTTCGAAGTATTTCGGCAAATGAAATCACTTCACATTTACTCTCTGCAAAGACGAAGGTAGCTCCTGTTAAGTCTGAAACATTACCCCGTTTAGAACTTTGTGGAGCGGCTTTGATGGCAAACATGGTAGAATCTTTGTGTAGTCAATTAAATCTAGACAAGAGAAAGATTTATATGTGGACCGATTCTACTATAGTTTTATCTTGGCTCAAAAAACCCCCGTGTCATTGGCCAACCTTTGTCAAGAACAGAGTTGCACTAATAGTAAAGAAAGTAGGTAACGAAAATTGGTTTCATGTTGATTCCAAAGATAACCCCGCAGATCTCGCAAGTCGTGGAACTCTTGCTCGAGATTTAGTAGATAACCCCTTATGGTGGTATGGTCCCTCGTGGTTACGACAACCGCGAGAATACTGGCCACAAAATATCGTTACCGAACATCTACATTTAGAAGTTCAATCTTTTTCTGTTCAGACTGAACTAAAATTTGACATACTGGAACGTTTTTCAGATTTACCCCGTGCAATGCGAATTATTTCGTATTGGTTCAGGTGTTTACAGTATTTGAAAACCCGAAAATGCTTGTACAACACTTTAGATTTAACCCAATCAGAAATGAGATTTACTCGTGATCGATTAATTCTAGTATGTCAAAAGAATTATATACCCGAATATTCTTTACTCTCAAAAGGTAAACCCATATCTTCCAAGAGTAATTTACTCACTTTGAACCCGTTTATTGACTCGAATGGTTTTGTCAGAATCAATGGTCGATTAGTTCGATCACCTGGCTTAACATACGATGAGCGTTACCCTAAAATTCTGCCTTATGCAGCCCGTTTTACTCGTTTGTTTGTTGAACATGTTCACAAGTGCTCTGCCCATGGTGGCCATTCATTATTGCTCAGATTAGTTAGAAATGAGTTTTGGGTCCCGAAATTAAAGAATCTAATTCGTACagttattttcaattgtaaggaATGTACAATTTACCGAAAGAAAACCGGTCAGCAGATTATGGCTGCTTTACCCCCTGAACGTGCGTCTCTTTCGAGACCGTTTACCCATACTGGTTTAGATTTCGCAGGTCCGTTCGACATAAAATCCTACACTGGTAGAGGTTGCCGAATAACAAAAGGTTATGTTCTCGTGTTTGTTTGTTTCGCCACAAAGGCGATTCATTTAGAGGCAACCGGTGATATGTCGACCGAAACATTTCTTGCTGCTTTTGCCCGTTTTTTCTCTCGTCGATGTTGTCCTGCTCATGTTTACTCGGACAACGGAACTGCATTTGTCGGTGCTGCTAATTTACTGGAAGTTGACCGAAAGCAGTTTTTACTCCAATTGAGGCAAAAAGTACTTGTACGAAATAGTTCTCAGCAAGTTGAATGGCATTTTATACCCCCTGGGGCTCCTCATATGGGCGGCTTATGGGAAGCCGGCGTTAAGAGTGTAAAAACTCATTTTCGCAAAATTGCTGGAatgcaaaaatttacatttgaggAGTTTTCAACAATGTTAAGCCGTATTGAAGCTTGCCTAAACTCAAGACCATTAACTGCAATGAGCGATGATCCCCTCGATTTAGTCCCATTAACCCCTGGTCATTTTTTGATCGGAGCGCCTCTTTTGAGGCCTGAACCCAATCATTCCGATCTTTCTTTGAGTATTGCTAATAGATGGCAGAAACTCAAAGTGCTCCATCATCAGTTTGCTCTGCGATGGAAAGAGGAATACCTCAAAGAACTCCATCGGCGAACTAAGTGGAAATATCCACAAAGGGACTTGAAAGTAGGAGATTTAGTTGTGATCCGTCAAGATAATTTACCCCCGAATGAATGGCGCTTAGGTAGGATAGAGAAGACTCATGTAGGGCAAGATAGTAAGGTCCGCTCTGCGGACGTGAGAACAGCTTCGGGCATTTTTACGCGGCCCATTGTGAAGCTTGTTCTCTTGCCAAAGTCAGAAGCTgactaa